The following DNA comes from Chitinophaga nivalis.
TCTTACAATGGTTTCTTCTTCTTTTCCTTCCGGTGTTATCAGAATGATATCCTGATCGAATGGTAACAAGCTGCCTGCCCATTCAGCAAAGCGTCCTTCCAGACCAATGCTGATAGCGCCGGGTACAAAACCATTTCCAAATTCAATGGCCGGACGGGTATCCAGGATCAGGGCGCCAGCTTTCGCCGTAGCCTTGAAATCGGCCGGAGACAATGGTTGCAGCGCTTTTTCCATCACTGCCTGCAGGGCATCATATCCTTCCTTGTTTATTTTGGCATTGATCGGAAAATAAGAAGGCGGTGTACTTAAGCCTTCTGTTACTTCTTCAATGAATTTATCCTTTTCAGTAGCCAGCAGTGCGTAGTTGCCTGCTTTTTCATCCCCGATCGTGCTATAGGTGTTAGGACCCAGGTTTTTACCACAGGCCGATCCAGGACCGTGTGCCGGGTATACGATGACATGATCCGGCAAGGTTTTGATTTTGTTGTTCAGTGAATCAAACAACAGGGCTGCCAGTTCTTCTTTGGTTTGGTTACCGCTGAAAAGATCCGGACGACCTACATCACCCACAAACAGGGTATCGCCGGTAAAGAGGGCATAAGGTGCTTGTTTTTCGTCCAGCAATAAATAACAGGAAGATTCCAGTGTGTGGCCGGGCGTGTGCAATACCTGTATGGTAAGGGCTCCAATGGCAAAGGTTTCATTGTCTTTGGCTACATATGCTTCAAAGTTGGTTTCTGCATCCGGGCCAAACACAATTTTTGCACCGGTAGCTGCTGCCAGGTCCAGGTGACCCGACACAAAATCCGCGTGGAAATGTGTTTCAAAAATGTATTTAATGGTGGCATTCCGTTCTTTGGCAAGATCCAGATATACATCGATATCACGCAGCGGGTCTATGACTACCGCTACTCCATCTGATTCAATGAAATAGGCTGCCTCAGACAAACAGTTGGTGTACAATTGCTTAACGAACATGGTCTTTGATTTTCACAAATTTACAAATTATACGGCGGTCAACTTATGGATAAAATCTATACCAAAATAAAAAAGTAGCCGTATGGCTACTTTTTTATATAACTTTCTTCCGCATAACATACGGGGCAAAACTGCTAACCAACAAGTTCTTCCACAAACTTCGCCACTTCAGCAATACGTTGCTTATTGATGGTGTAGTGAATAAACTTACCATCTCTCTCTGTAATTACTATGCCTGCACGCCTTAATATGGCAAGATGTTGCGATGCTACTGATTGTTCCAGACGTAACTTCACATAAATCTCGGTCACGGTCATTTTTTTGTGATCTTCCAACAACTTAATCATCTGCTGACGGAGCTTATGGTTGATAGCACGCAAAACCATAGCGGCTTTCTTAACGGCAATGTAATCCAATTTGATCTGGTCTTTTTCATTGGTACCTCTAGAAATAATAAGAGTATTAGAAGAGGTAGTTAATAATGTTTTTTCCATCGCATAATAGTTTTAAAAAAATGATGAAATGAAAGGGATCAACGGACAGTACTCGCAAAAAGTTAGACAACAATCGCGGTAATCGATTTATACAAAAATATAATATCTGTCACAATAAAAAAAATTTCCATACCTTATTTTATCATATATAACCGATGGATACTTGCAAATTAGATGTAATTTGACAATATTATGACAAATCAAACGGACGTGTTATGATTTTTGTGGAAAATAAAATGGTTTCAGATAAAAAGGGCTGAAATAAGCCAGATCTGCGAAGGATTTTTGTTGGAAAGCCTGTTCCGAAAGCGGAACCATATGTGCGGCATTTATTTCATATTCGGTAAACAGGGCATGTGCCTGCGGCGGTAATAACTGCGCCCATTTGGCACTGCCATCACCAAAAAAAACAATCTTTTGCTGCGCTAATTCAGCACTGAATGCTTCCGGTGTAAGAATCATCGCCTGTGGCGGCAACAATTCCCGGCCGGCCGCATCATAGATAGCCGTAAACACTTCCTGGCGGCGTGCATCCAGCATAGGGCAATACCAGGCGGTATCCTCCCCTAATATACTATGCATGCCCTGCGCCATCATCTGCAGGGTGGAAATAGCCAGCAGCGGCTTATTCCAGGCATAACACAAACCTTTGGCAGTGGCCACACCTACACGTAATCCGGTGTAAGAGCCCGGCCCTGCACTTACGGCCACTGCATCCAGTGCAGCAGCCGTTATATGATGCGATTCCAGCAATTGCTGTACAAATAAAATCATGGTAGCTGCATGGTCCTGCTGCTGCTCATTCACCAGTGTATCCAACACTTTCCCATCCTGCGCCAGGCTCACGGAGCCCCTGGTGGTAGCCGTATCTATATTCAGTATAAGTGCCATGTGTATGCTTAAATCGCTTCGTATTCTGTTTGCAATAATGCAGCTGCTTCATAACGGTCATCTCCGGTAGCATGCTGTGCTGCTTTCAGCACTTCATATACATGCTTGACGCCTATCATTTCACACCATTCAAACGGCCCAAAGGGATAGTTTGTTCCCAGCTTCATGGAAATATCAATGTCTTCCCGGGAAGCAGTACCTTCCGCTGCAGTGAGGTAAGCCTCATTGATGATCATACATACCACCAAAGGTGTTACCATCCCTACATGATCGGCTACTACCGCATATTCCCAGTTCAGCTGATACATCAGCTGGTCCAGTGTGGATTTTTGTTCGTCGTCCAGCACAGTCACTTCCGTTACCGGCATCCGGATGAATCCCGGCAGGAAGTTACATCCCACGATATTAAATCCCTGTTCAAAGGCATACTGATTCATGACTTCCGCCAGCGACGTTTTAACCATACCTGCCAGCACCGGTACACCGGGATTTTTGGCATATACGGCTGCGTGTTCCGGACGATCGTCAAAGATCAGGTCAATCACCAGGTCAAATACCTTAATCGATAAAACCTCTTCCAGACTCGTTTTCCATTGCACTTCATGCTTGGCCAGTCCCTTCTGCTGCAACTCTTCAAATCGCTGTGCATCTGCTATTACCAGGATATTCATGCGCTAAATTTCGGCAAACCTAATAAAGAATCATTAATTATAGCACATCTGCTTTTTCCATATCGGTGCGTTCTCAATTATTAATTATTTTCGCCTTCATGGAAAAGCAAATCATCAATACTACCAACGCGCCCGCTCCTATCGGGCCTTATAACCAATCGGTAAAAACCGGTAACCTGCTGTTTGTATCCGGACAAATTCCCCTGGACCCTGTTTCCAATGAGCTGGTAAAATCCGGTATTCAGGATGAAACACACCAGGTGATGAAAAACCTGCAGGCTATTCTCACAGAAGCCGGCGCCAGCTTCAAAAACGTCGTTAAAACGACCATCTTCCTGACCGACATGAATAATTTCGCGCAGGTAAATGAAGTATACGGCAGCTATTTCACAGGTGACTATCCTGCCCGTGAAACCGTACAGGTATCCGGATTACCCAAAGGCGTAGACGTGGAAATTTCCGTGATCGCAACGCTGTAAAAAATAGTAGAAACAAACAAGCCGCATTTCCGGACAGGTTCCGGGAAATGCGGCTTGTTTTATACCATACGGCAGATAACCACCGGTTTATTTACCAAACAACGTAGCTGCCAGCCGGGCGTCGTGACCATACACGTCGTCGCGGAAATTCAGCCGGCCATAGCTATCCACAAAGGCGGTGAAATAGCCGATAAATACGGGCACCTTATCTTTCACAGTTACATACTTCTCTTTACCCGCGTTCATGGCCTCATCAATTTTTTGAGAAGTCCAGCTGGAATCAGCGCGTAGTAACCATTCTGCCAGGTGCTTAGGTTCTGCTACCCGGATGCAGCCATGGCTGAAAGACCGTTTGTTTTCACCAAACAGGTAACGGGCGGGCGTATCATGCAGGTAAATATTATACTCATTGGGGAAGAGGAATTTCACTTTACCCAGGGAGTTGCGGCCACCAGGCTTTTGTCTTACCACATAAGGGAAGTTTCCACCACTATATTTGCTCCAGTTGATAGATCCCGGCGCAATGGTTTTACCGCTGGCGCCTACGATTTCCATGTTCTGACGGGCCAGATAGGATCCTGCACCACGTTTAAGACCTGGCAATACCTCTTTCGCCAGGATGCCCGGAGGTACATTCCAATAAGGGCTGAATACCACATGACGCAGCTCTTTACTGAAAATAACCGTGCTCGCACCAGGCTTTCCTACCACTACATTGCAACTCCATACCAGCTTGTTTCCTTTTTCATATACGTGCATTTCAAATTCCGGAATATTCACCAGAATATAGTCTGTAGCCGGTTCAATCGGTACCCAGCGAAGCCGCTCCATATTCAGCAGCACCTGGCGGATACGTTGCTGCAGCGGTACGTTCAGGGCAGTCAGCACACTTTGTTTAATAATACCGTCGGACTTCAGGCCCATTCTGTGCTGAAAGCTGCGCACTGCGGTGTCCAGGGCAGCGGTAAATCGTCCGCTGCTGTCCGTTCCCGGCAGGTCACCCAATGCTTCCAGTCTGATTTTCACCTGGGCGATAGCTGTGTCGGAATCGCCTTTCTTAAAGGTTTTAGTGGTTGCTTTCAGGGAGTCCCATTTCGTAGTGGCTTCCAGGTTAGCCAGCTTTTTCAGCTCGCCCCGCAGCAGTTTATATTGCCTGTTTACCGGTTCGTCGTCTTCAAAGGCATTGCCTTTTTTATTCATCATGGAATCCAGCAGGCTTTCCATGTCTATTTTTTTACGGGGAATAAACCATTCCAGGTCTTTTGCCGAATCTGCTGTAATACCGCTCCATACTTTGTTGCCATAGGCAAAAAACTGTGCCGTGAGCAGCATCTCAATACGAGGGATGGCCGGATTACCCGGCTTTAAGCCTACATCACTGACCAACAGGGTATCTGTCAGTTTTTGCAGTTCCGGGTTCATCAGACTGCTGTCTTTGATCCCATAGGTCGCATCATTTTTCATCATATTGATGAAGTTGCCCGCCTGTTCTGTCAGTCCGTCTTTGTTGATCCAGGCATAGTGGAAATCACGTTTACGGTAAAAGTTGCGGATGTATTCATCATAGGCATCATAGGATGCATTGCCCTGCAGGAAGCTATTGACAAAATTGCTGTCCAGAGACTGTTCGATATACTCCTGTTTGGTATAATGGGTGGTGTCGCGCGCTTTCATTCTTTTCCGTGATCCGCTCTGCTGCTGGCAGGCAGCGAAGGCAAAGAGTGTCAGCAAAACAAGTGAGGCATAAAAACGTATAACCATATGCGTAATGGGTGTATTTAATTACAATGAACAAACATGACAATTATCTATTGGGATTATGCTGCATTAACAGGCGTAAAAATAGGAAATATATAAACCGGGCGTGCAGACCGGCTGCAAAATCTGAGGTAATGAATTATATTTATTACCTAAACCGATACCCGTATGACCCAGGTAATTACCGTACATGATATTCCGGCCAAACATACGATTCCCGGCTTTCAGGGCCGCTTTGTACATGGTGAAAAGTCCACCCTGGCTTTCTGGGAAATTGCAGCAGGAGCTGTATCTCCCTTACATCAGCATCCGCACGAACAGATTACCTATGTCACGGAAGGCAGCTTTGAGATGGAGCTGGATGGAGAGAAACATTTATTGCAGCAGCACGATGTGCTGGTGATTCCACCCCATGCCCTGCATGGCGGCCGGGCAGTTACTGCCTGTAAACTGATAGACAGTTTCAGTCCTGCGCGGGATGATTACAGATAAACAAAAAAGACAGCAATCGTGGATTGCTGTCTTTCTGAATTATTTTAATCCTGGTTTACAGTTTTATTTCTTCATCATTGGCATCAAAGAAACGGTATTCGGTCAGATGGAAATTGGCATCTGCCTTAAGTTTAACCCATTTTTTGTATTGGAAATACCATTTCCATTGTTTTGATACCAGAAAACCTTTGGTAAGGTAAGCATAGAGGATAGGATGTACCCGGATGGTCAGTCCTTTATGCTGGTGATTGAGCAGGTATTGCAGGTTTTTTTCAATATCCTCGAGGATCAGCATGGAAGCACCGATTTTGCCGGTTCCTTTACAGGTTGGGCAATCTTCTGCTACCGATATGGTAATCTCTGGTTTTACCCGTTGGCGGGTAATCTGCATCAGGCCAAATTTGGAGATCGGCAGAATGGTATGTTTTGCCCGGTCTTGCGCCATAAATTTCTCCATGGCTTCGAAGATGGCTTTTTTATTATCCGGCAGCTTCATATCAATGAAGTCGATGATAATAATACCTCCGAGATCTCTTAATCTGAGCTGGCGGGCTATTTCAGCGGCAGCTTCCAGGTTGGAGGCCAGTGCGTTCTGTTCCTGGTTATTGCTGGAGCTTTTGTAGCCACTGTTTACATCCACTACATGCAATGCTTCTGTAGCTTCAATAATGAGGTATACGCCACTGTCGAGGTTCACGGTTTTACCGAAAGAAGCCTTTACCTGGCGGGTGATACCAAAGTTATCGAAGATGGGAGAACCGTTATTGTAGTAGTTAACAATATCCTGTTTTTCCGGTGCAATTTTCTGGATGTAGGTTTTTGCGTCGGTATAGATATTTTTATCGTTGACTACGATACGGTTAAAGCTCTCATTCAGCAGGTCGCGGAGGATGCTGGTGGTTTTTGTCTGCTCGCTCAGTATTTTTTGCGGCGCCTGGCCACCATTCAGGTTTGCCTGAATGTTTTTCCAGGTTTGCACGAGCGTAGTCAGATCTTCGTGTAATTCTGCTGTTTTCTTTCCTTCTGCAGCTGTGCGGACAATCACCCCAAAGTTGGGTGTTTTGATTGCCTCTACAATTTTCTGTAATCTTTTTCTTTCTTCGGAAGAGTGGATCTTTTTAGAGACCGCAACAATATCGTTAAAGGGTGTTAACACTATAAATCTTCCGGGTAAAGAGATTTCACAGCTTAGGCGCGGGCCTTTAGAAGAAATGGGTTCTTTCAGAATTTGTACGAGGATATTGGGTTTACCGCCCAATACATCAGTAATTTTCCCGGTCTTTACTATTTCCGGCTCATTTTTAAATTTAGTAAAATCAAATCCTTCAGGGGTTTTATCGCTGATGGCTGTTTGTGTAAATTTAAGAATGGATCGGATATATGGGCTGAGATCCGTGTAATGCAGAAAGGCGTCCTTTTCGAAGCCTACGTCCACAAAGGCAGCGTTTAAGCCGGGAATCAGCTTTTTAACCTTGCCCAGGTATAAATCGCCTACTGCGAAGTTAGGATTACCACTTTCGTGATGTAATTCGACTAACTTTTTATCTTCCAGCAACGCAATTTCCACACCTGTGGGAGCCGCATTTATAATAAGTTCCTTGTTCAAGCGTCCAAAATTTTAACCTTTAAAACTTCACCTTTATGCTATGCACACAGCTATTTAAGAACAGCTTACTGCATACCAGACAATAGCTAACTATATAAAGTTAGCGTATTCTTCACGTTCGTGATGATGGATTGCTTAAGGGTTCAGCGATCACTGCAGGCAATATCCGGAGAATTCTGTGCGGGGATCTATGGAAACAACCTGCATGACTATAGCAATTTAAGTATAAATGCTAGAATCATGCAGGATATATGAAAAATTTTATCCGACCGCCGCGCCGGGGTAATACCTGATTAGTATAAATGGCGGGAAACTGGAGTAATTATTTCTTACCTTTTTTATGCCGGTTCTTTCTCAGTCTTTTTTTACGCTTGTGAGTGGCAATTTTATGTCTTTTTCTTTTCTTACCGCAAGGCATACGCTGATACGTTTTTAAATGATTGAAAAATAAATATTATTGAATAGTTTTAATATAACTATCTACTTCCTTCTTCAGTTCCGGATCTGTCATGAAATGTTTGCTTTGTTCAAACAGTTCAATGGCTTTCTTTTTATCCCCTTTACTTTTATAGGATTCCGCCAGAACGAATAATACTTTTGCATTACCCGGATGTTTTTTGGCGACTCCTTCCAGTCTTTCGATAGCTTTATCGTATTGACCCGATGTTATAGCCAGGTTTGCTAAAGTAACCTGAGCGTCTATATTATCCGGATTTGCTGCCACTACTTCCCTCAGCTTTGCTACTCCTGTCATTGGTTCGCCGGTATTCATGTATACCATGGCCTGCGAAATTTTCAGTGTATCATTTGCCGGGTTCAGTTTAATGGCCTGATCAAACAAACCAATCGCTTGTTCAGCTTCCCATTTTGCAATACGCGGATCTTGAGCATGTTGCAGGTGGGCTAAAAATAAATTGGCTGCAAAGGTGAGGCTTTTTTCGGAATTTTCCAATTTAGCGGCTTCGCCGAGGTAATATGCTGCCACAGGAAGTTGATTAAGACTATCCCAGGTGGAGTACAATTGTTTGTAGGCGGCTATTTGCTGGGTTTTCACATCCCCACGCACCACATTGGTTTCAATTGTATTAACAAGTAAAAGTTTTTCTGCCGGAATTTTTCCCTTGGCTGTTTCCAGGAGTTCGGAGAAGGCAATAGATTCTACACTCTGACCGCCCTGTGAGGGAGCGGCAGATGACATAGGTTTCTTATCTGACCGGGGTACAGTACGGCCAAAGGCGAATAATACCACCAATAATGCTACAGCAGCACCAACTAAGAGAACTTGTGATTT
Coding sequences within:
- a CDS encoding RidA family protein, giving the protein MEKQIINTTNAPAPIGPYNQSVKTGNLLFVSGQIPLDPVSNELVKSGIQDETHQVMKNLQAILTEAGASFKNVVKTTIFLTDMNNFAQVNEVYGSYFTGDYPARETVQVSGLPKGVDVEISVIATL
- a CDS encoding MBL fold metallo-hydrolase — encoded protein: MFVKQLYTNCLSEAAYFIESDGVAVVIDPLRDIDVYLDLAKERNATIKYIFETHFHADFVSGHLDLAAATGAKIVFGPDAETNFEAYVAKDNETFAIGALTIQVLHTPGHTLESSCYLLLDEKQAPYALFTGDTLFVGDVGRPDLFSGNQTKEELAALLFDSLNNKIKTLPDHVIVYPAHGPGSACGKNLGPNTYSTIGDEKAGNYALLATEKDKFIEEVTEGLSTPPSYFPINAKINKEGYDALQAVMEKALQPLSPADFKATAKAGALILDTRPAIEFGNGFVPGAISIGLEGRFAEWAGSLLPFDQDIILITPEGKEEETIVRMARVGFDNVTGYLKGGYPAWVAANEAIDMIITVEADELAMDIPHDEHLVIVDVRKPMEFANGHIKDAFNLPLGDLTDPGKMAHFNDLDNLYVHCQGGYRSIIACSILKKEGIHNLRNVDGGFAKMKEEPKLQVVQEKTVLN
- a CDS encoding cupin domain-containing protein, whose protein sequence is MTQVITVHDIPAKHTIPGFQGRFVHGEKSTLAFWEIAAGAVSPLHQHPHEQITYVTEGSFEMELDGEKHLLQQHDVLVIPPHALHGGRAVTACKLIDSFSPARDDYR
- a CDS encoding L,D-transpeptidase family protein translates to MVIRFYASLVLLTLFAFAACQQQSGSRKRMKARDTTHYTKQEYIEQSLDSNFVNSFLQGNASYDAYDEYIRNFYRKRDFHYAWINKDGLTEQAGNFINMMKNDATYGIKDSSLMNPELQKLTDTLLVSDVGLKPGNPAIPRIEMLLTAQFFAYGNKVWSGITADSAKDLEWFIPRKKIDMESLLDSMMNKKGNAFEDDEPVNRQYKLLRGELKKLANLEATTKWDSLKATTKTFKKGDSDTAIAQVKIRLEALGDLPGTDSSGRFTAALDTAVRSFQHRMGLKSDGIIKQSVLTALNVPLQQRIRQVLLNMERLRWVPIEPATDYILVNIPEFEMHVYEKGNKLVWSCNVVVGKPGASTVIFSKELRHVVFSPYWNVPPGILAKEVLPGLKRGAGSYLARQNMEIVGASGKTIAPGSINWSKYSGGNFPYVVRQKPGGRNSLGKVKFLFPNEYNIYLHDTPARYLFGENKRSFSHGCIRVAEPKHLAEWLLRADSSWTSQKIDEAMNAGKEKYVTVKDKVPVFIGYFTAFVDSYGRLNFRDDVYGHDARLAATLFGK
- a CDS encoding ArsR/SmtB family transcription factor, encoding MEKTLLTTSSNTLIISRGTNEKDQIKLDYIAVKKAAMVLRAINHKLRQQMIKLLEDHKKMTVTEIYVKLRLEQSVASQHLAILRRAGIVITERDGKFIHYTINKQRIAEVAKFVEELVG
- a CDS encoding tetratricopeptide repeat protein, whose protein sequence is MQKSQVLLVGAAVALLVVLFAFGRTVPRSDKKPMSSAAPSQGGQSVESIAFSELLETAKGKIPAEKLLLVNTIETNVVRGDVKTQQIAAYKQLYSTWDSLNQLPVAAYYLGEAAKLENSEKSLTFAANLFLAHLQHAQDPRIAKWEAEQAIGLFDQAIKLNPANDTLKISQAMVYMNTGEPMTGVAKLREVVAANPDNIDAQVTLANLAITSGQYDKAIERLEGVAKKHPGNAKVLFVLAESYKSKGDKKKAIELFEQSKHFMTDPELKKEVDSYIKTIQ
- a CDS encoding Rne/Rng family ribonuclease; this encodes MNKELIINAAPTGVEIALLEDKKLVELHHESGNPNFAVGDLYLGKVKKLIPGLNAAFVDVGFEKDAFLHYTDLSPYIRSILKFTQTAISDKTPEGFDFTKFKNEPEIVKTGKITDVLGGKPNILVQILKEPISSKGPRLSCEISLPGRFIVLTPFNDIVAVSKKIHSSEERKRLQKIVEAIKTPNFGVIVRTAAEGKKTAELHEDLTTLVQTWKNIQANLNGGQAPQKILSEQTKTTSILRDLLNESFNRIVVNDKNIYTDAKTYIQKIAPEKQDIVNYYNNGSPIFDNFGITRQVKASFGKTVNLDSGVYLIIEATEALHVVDVNSGYKSSSNNQEQNALASNLEAAAEIARQLRLRDLGGIIIIDFIDMKLPDNKKAIFEAMEKFMAQDRAKHTILPISKFGLMQITRQRVKPEITISVAEDCPTCKGTGKIGASMLILEDIEKNLQYLLNHQHKGLTIRVHPILYAYLTKGFLVSKQWKWYFQYKKWVKLKADANFHLTEYRFFDANDEEIKL
- the tsaB gene encoding tRNA (adenosine(37)-N6)-threonylcarbamoyltransferase complex dimerization subunit type 1 TsaB, with protein sequence MALILNIDTATTRGSVSLAQDGKVLDTLVNEQQQDHAATMILFVQQLLESHHITAAALDAVAVSAGPGSYTGLRVGVATAKGLCYAWNKPLLAISTLQMMAQGMHSILGEDTAWYCPMLDARRQEVFTAIYDAAGRELLPPQAMILTPEAFSAELAQQKIVFFGDGSAKWAQLLPPQAHALFTEYEINAAHMVPLSEQAFQQKSFADLAYFSPFYLKPFYFPQKS
- a CDS encoding 3-hydroxyacyl-CoA dehydrogenase family protein, which codes for MNILVIADAQRFEELQQKGLAKHEVQWKTSLEEVLSIKVFDLVIDLIFDDRPEHAAVYAKNPGVPVLAGMVKTSLAEVMNQYAFEQGFNIVGCNFLPGFIRMPVTEVTVLDDEQKSTLDQLMYQLNWEYAVVADHVGMVTPLVVCMIINEAYLTAAEGTASREDIDISMKLGTNYPFGPFEWCEMIGVKHVYEVLKAAQHATGDDRYEAAALLQTEYEAI